A genomic stretch from Achromobacter spanius includes:
- a CDS encoding succinylglutamate desuccinylase/aspartoacylase domain-containing protein encodes MQTAAFEPDTAPLEVLPRDLSAYREGNTGIPYVHRFESGVPGPHVLINAITHGNEICGMVAATHLLDNGVRPKIGTLTVSFAHVEAYEAFDIDNPYENRQLVHNLNRIWSAAMLDGGEDSPELRRARELRPVLDAADFVLDIHSTRAPVQPFWVYNEMDRNTALAAAVGAPAVHLVMPQHKFPGTGVMGYGHHGDPASDSGGALVVECGQHFARSAAELATDVTLRFLAHTGLIDTPQDAAPPPVPQRYRLLEVHMVKSEDFRFTRPVIGFETFDKGELIATNGAEEIRSPCDHCTIFMPTRMPIVGREAVYLTVAI; translated from the coding sequence ATGCAAACCGCTGCTTTCGAACCCGACACCGCCCCCCTTGAAGTCCTGCCCCGCGACCTCTCCGCCTACCGCGAAGGCAACACCGGCATCCCGTACGTGCATCGTTTCGAGTCCGGCGTGCCCGGCCCCCATGTACTGATCAACGCCATCACGCACGGCAACGAAATCTGTGGCATGGTCGCCGCCACCCACTTGCTGGACAACGGCGTGCGGCCCAAGATCGGCACACTGACGGTCAGCTTCGCCCACGTCGAAGCCTATGAAGCCTTCGACATCGACAACCCCTACGAAAACCGTCAGCTTGTCCACAACCTGAACCGCATCTGGTCCGCAGCCATGTTGGACGGTGGCGAAGACAGCCCCGAACTGCGCCGCGCGCGCGAGTTGCGGCCGGTCCTGGACGCTGCTGACTTCGTGCTGGACATCCACTCTACCCGCGCACCGGTACAACCCTTCTGGGTCTACAACGAGATGGACCGCAACACCGCGTTGGCTGCCGCGGTGGGCGCCCCCGCCGTGCACCTGGTCATGCCGCAGCACAAGTTTCCCGGCACGGGTGTCATGGGCTATGGCCATCATGGCGACCCGGCATCCGACAGCGGTGGCGCGCTGGTGGTCGAATGCGGTCAGCACTTCGCGCGTTCGGCCGCTGAATTGGCCACCGACGTGACGCTGCGCTTCCTGGCTCACACCGGCTTGATCGACACGCCCCAGGACGCCGCGCCCCCGCCCGTGCCGCAGCGGTATCGCCTGCTTGAAGTGCACATGGTGAAGTCTGAAGACTTCCGCTTCACCCGCCCGGTCATTGGCTTTGAGACCTTCGACAAAGGCGAGTTGATTGCCACGAACGGCGCCGAGGAAATTCGCTCGCCTTGTGACCATTGCACGATCTTCATGCCCACCCGCATGCCCATCGTTGGCCGCGAGGCGGTATACCTGACCGTCGCCATCTAG
- a CDS encoding alpha/beta fold hydrolase, protein MRTQHQIPCGRATLFAEAEGSGDPVVFLHAAICDRRMWDVQMAGIAIGNKAIAYDRRGYGKTHAVAEDHSAVADLMAVIDALADGKSVVLIGCSQGARVALDAALLHPSRVRGLVLIAPTVPGAPEPVFPACIKALMAELKQAEAEGNRDRVNTLKARLFLDGPCEPEGRVAGAARQRFLEMNAAILQSRHVAASVDDLPTYGRLNEIRKPTLVMWGDCDFPHIQARSRQVATMLTDGAGQALSGTAHLPSLDRPAELTAEILAFIDRIANQA, encoded by the coding sequence ATGCGTACGCAACATCAAATCCCTTGCGGTCGTGCGACGCTTTTTGCGGAAGCGGAGGGTAGCGGCGACCCGGTTGTGTTCTTGCATGCCGCCATTTGCGACCGCCGCATGTGGGATGTGCAGATGGCGGGCATTGCGATCGGCAACAAGGCCATTGCGTATGACCGGCGCGGCTACGGAAAGACGCATGCCGTGGCAGAAGATCATTCGGCGGTTGCGGATCTGATGGCGGTGATTGATGCCTTGGCGGACGGCAAGTCGGTGGTCTTGATCGGATGTTCGCAGGGCGCGCGGGTGGCGCTGGACGCGGCGCTGCTGCATCCGTCCCGCGTGCGGGGGCTGGTGTTGATTGCCCCGACGGTGCCGGGTGCTCCCGAGCCGGTGTTTCCGGCCTGCATCAAAGCATTGATGGCAGAGCTGAAGCAGGCGGAGGCCGAAGGCAACAGAGACCGCGTGAACACGTTGAAGGCGCGGTTGTTCCTCGATGGGCCTTGCGAACCAGAAGGGCGCGTAGCGGGCGCTGCGCGTCAGCGCTTTCTTGAAATGAATGCCGCCATATTGCAGTCGCGGCATGTTGCGGCAAGCGTTGACGACCTGCCTACCTACGGGCGTCTAAATGAGATTCGCAAGCCAACGCTGGTGATGTGGGGTGACTGCGATTTTCCACATATTCAGGCACGTAGTCGGCAGGTGGCGACGATGCTGACGGACGGTGCCGGTCAAGCGTTGTCCGGCACGGCCCATCTGCCTAGCTTGGATCGGCCGGCCGAATTGACCGCCGAGATCTTGGCGTTCATCGATCGCATTGCCAATCAGGCCTGA
- a CDS encoding toll/interleukin-1 receptor domain-containing protein yields the protein MYNLMVTGNGEGWSGEPWLIETSRCVREYTDTEITKQFGKLDATAVAELQRLPCIFAYEASCKQAPKFGIIRDITRRQDQVRIEYEIRDISPFLSADDLQSLAFDLDITKWELNRSHWAVKNVNVARELRKRGINLPGWARDITKAVDISTHLFDVALSFPGEVRPVVEQIAQELERLIGPNSYFYDNNYVSQLARPSLDTLLQDIYRNRSKLIVVFIGRHYQLKDWCGIEFRAIKEIIMERDHKKIMFVKMDDGSVDGVFKTDGYVDGQRFSPQEIARFVEERVALFS from the coding sequence ATGTACAACTTGATGGTGACGGGAAACGGCGAAGGCTGGAGCGGAGAACCTTGGCTCATCGAAACCAGCAGATGCGTCAGGGAGTATACCGACACTGAAATTACGAAGCAATTTGGCAAACTTGACGCTACTGCGGTCGCCGAACTTCAGCGTTTGCCGTGTATATTCGCTTACGAGGCGTCCTGCAAACAGGCCCCAAAATTTGGGATCATCCGCGACATCACCCGACGTCAGGATCAGGTTCGCATCGAATACGAAATAAGGGATATCAGCCCCTTCCTGTCCGCCGACGACCTCCAGTCGTTGGCTTTTGACTTAGACATTACCAAATGGGAACTGAACAGGTCTCATTGGGCTGTGAAGAACGTAAATGTGGCTCGTGAGCTCAGAAAGCGGGGGATTAATCTGCCGGGGTGGGCTCGTGATATTACGAAAGCCGTCGATATTTCGACTCACTTATTCGATGTGGCGCTGTCGTTTCCCGGGGAAGTGCGGCCTGTCGTCGAACAGATCGCTCAGGAGTTAGAAAGGCTAATTGGTCCAAATTCCTATTTCTACGACAATAACTATGTTTCTCAGCTTGCACGGCCGTCGCTTGATACCCTGCTTCAGGATATTTACCGAAACCGCTCTAAACTGATCGTGGTGTTTATAGGGCGGCACTATCAACTGAAGGATTGGTGCGGCATCGAGTTTCGGGCAATCAAAGAAATTATCATGGAGCGTGATCACAAGAAGATTATGTTTGTAAAGATGGACGATGGCTCAGTCGACGGCGTCTTTAAAACAGACGGTTACGTAGACGGTCAACGGTTCAGCCCGCAGGAAATTGCTCGTTTCGTTGAAGAGCGGGTAGCCCTATTTTCGTAG
- a CDS encoding PhzF family phenazine biosynthesis protein: MRYRYVTADVFTTQTYCGNPLAVVLDAEGLDGAQMQRIAREFNYSETSFVLPPKDRANTAWVRIFTPDREVPFAGHPNVGTAVVLAREMVAAGRPAPDAFVFEEAAGLVRIALRSGAKGVESVELQAPQPLSRASEVSAADLARALKLEPSDIEMSEHAPQVVSVGLIFLVAQLASRDALRRASPDSNGYAALLPLDGAKSIYVYTTDTSGDTVDAPTDIQARMFTGRMTEDPATGSATAAVTALRAALRGHGKLELRVGQGVDMGRASLLLAHAEPRADGVWAGVAGHAVVVMEGTLPAPELG; this comes from the coding sequence ATGCGCTACCGCTACGTGACGGCCGATGTATTCACCACGCAGACCTATTGCGGCAACCCGCTGGCGGTGGTGCTGGACGCCGAGGGACTGGATGGCGCGCAGATGCAGCGCATTGCCCGCGAATTCAACTACTCGGAAACCAGCTTCGTACTACCGCCGAAAGATCGCGCCAATACGGCCTGGGTGCGGATATTCACGCCTGATCGCGAGGTGCCGTTCGCGGGGCATCCGAATGTGGGCACCGCGGTGGTGCTGGCGCGCGAAATGGTCGCGGCGGGGCGCCCGGCGCCGGATGCCTTTGTTTTTGAAGAGGCCGCGGGCCTGGTGCGCATCGCCCTGCGGTCGGGCGCCAAGGGCGTGGAAAGCGTGGAACTGCAAGCGCCGCAACCGTTGTCTCGCGCCAGCGAAGTCTCCGCCGCGGACCTGGCGCGCGCGCTGAAATTGGAGCCGTCCGACATCGAGATGTCCGAGCATGCGCCGCAAGTGGTGTCGGTGGGGTTGATATTCCTGGTGGCGCAGTTGGCCAGCCGCGACGCCTTGCGCCGCGCGTCGCCGGATTCGAACGGGTACGCGGCGCTGCTGCCGCTGGATGGGGCGAAGTCGATCTACGTCTACACCACCGACACGAGTGGTGACACGGTCGACGCGCCGACCGATATTCAGGCGCGGATGTTCACCGGCCGCATGACGGAAGACCCCGCAACCGGCAGCGCCACGGCGGCCGTCACGGCGCTGCGTGCGGCATTACGCGGCCACGGGAAGTTGGAACTGCGCGTAGGGCAGGGGGTCGACATGGGCCGCGCCAGCTTGTTGCTGGCGCATGCCGAACCTCGCGCCGACGGCGTATGGGCAGGCGTGGCGGGTCACGCGGTGGTGGTCATGGAAGGGACCCTGCCAGCGCCGGAATTGGGCTGA
- a CDS encoding Lrp/AsnC family transcriptional regulator has translation MPEINLDATDIRILNELQRDARLTNVELAARVNLSASPCLARVRRLETDGLIDRRVTLLNARKLGLKVNVFIQISLDKQRKAALDVFEREIAVLPEIMECYLMSGDADYLIRALVPDVDALERLIVEHITRIPGVASIRSSFALKQVLYTTAVPLA, from the coding sequence ATGCCAGAAATCAATCTGGATGCAACCGACATCCGAATACTGAACGAACTACAACGCGATGCACGCTTGACCAATGTCGAGCTTGCCGCGCGGGTCAACCTGTCGGCCTCGCCCTGCCTGGCTCGTGTCAGGCGCCTGGAAACCGATGGCTTGATCGACCGCCGCGTCACGCTGTTGAATGCGCGCAAGCTGGGGCTGAAGGTCAACGTGTTCATCCAGATCTCGCTGGACAAGCAACGCAAGGCCGCGTTGGACGTCTTCGAACGCGAAATTGCCGTGCTGCCGGAAATCATGGAGTGCTATCTGATGTCGGGCGACGCCGACTACCTGATCCGCGCGCTGGTGCCGGACGTGGATGCGCTGGAACGCCTGATCGTCGAGCACATCACGCGCATCCCGGGCGTTGCCAGCATCCGTTCAAGCTTTGCGTTGAAGCAAGTGCTCTACACCACAGCCGTCCCGCTTGCCTGA
- a CDS encoding GNAT family acetyltransferase translates to MTMQALTIQPYQSADEAALIQLWRDCGLTRPWNDPAKDIARKLTVQADLFLVGKIDGAIVATVMGGYDGHRGWVNYLAVSPAHQRRGYATVLMRALETRLHDMGCPKINLLIRSGNRGVQGFYKSLGFQLDEVVSLGKRLIPDT, encoded by the coding sequence ATGACTATGCAAGCCTTGACCATTCAGCCCTATCAATCCGCCGACGAGGCCGCTCTGATCCAGTTATGGCGTGACTGCGGCCTGACGCGCCCTTGGAACGATCCGGCCAAGGACATCGCGCGCAAGCTCACCGTGCAAGCCGATCTGTTTCTGGTGGGCAAGATTGATGGCGCCATCGTCGCGACGGTGATGGGCGGCTATGACGGGCATCGTGGCTGGGTCAATTATCTGGCGGTGTCCCCGGCGCATCAGCGGCGGGGCTACGCCACGGTGCTGATGCGCGCCCTTGAAACCCGATTGCACGATATGGGCTGCCCGAAGATCAACCTGCTGATCCGTTCGGGCAACCGGGGCGTGCAGGGCTTTTACAAGAGCCTGGGCTTTCAACTTGATGAGGTCGTGAGCCTGGGCAAGCGCCTGATTCCGGATACGTAA
- a CDS encoding sulfite exporter TauE/SafE family protein has translation MDSLYVLVVVGAVAAGFVQGLSGFGFGLVAMSFWAWTIDPRLAAAMTVFGGLTGQLLAAFTVRRGFSWSNLLPFVTGGLVGIPVGVMLLPHLDPVIFKACIGGLLAVWCPMMLFATRLPRITAGGKVADGVVGAMGGVMGGIGGFTGVIPTLWCTLRGFDRDVQRSVIQNFNLSMLVVTMAGYLYTGVVTRDMLPLFAIILPAMLLPTLLGARLYVGISDVTFRRVVLGLLTLSGVALLVSSVPKLLA, from the coding sequence ATGGATTCGCTATATGTACTGGTCGTGGTGGGCGCCGTGGCTGCCGGCTTCGTGCAGGGACTGTCAGGGTTTGGGTTCGGGCTGGTGGCCATGTCATTCTGGGCGTGGACGATTGATCCCAGATTGGCGGCGGCCATGACCGTGTTCGGTGGGCTGACCGGCCAGTTGCTGGCCGCATTCACCGTGCGGCGAGGGTTTTCGTGGTCGAACCTTCTGCCTTTCGTGACGGGCGGGTTGGTGGGCATACCCGTTGGTGTAATGCTCTTGCCGCATCTGGACCCGGTGATATTCAAGGCCTGTATTGGCGGCTTGTTGGCGGTCTGGTGTCCGATGATGTTGTTCGCCACGCGCTTGCCGCGCATCACGGCGGGCGGCAAGGTGGCGGATGGGGTGGTGGGGGCGATGGGTGGCGTCATGGGCGGCATCGGCGGCTTTACCGGCGTGATTCCCACCCTGTGGTGTACCTTGCGCGGCTTTGATCGTGACGTGCAACGTTCGGTGATCCAGAACTTCAACCTGTCGATGCTGGTCGTGACGATGGCAGGCTACCTCTACACGGGCGTGGTCACACGCGACATGCTGCCGCTATTCGCCATCATCTTGCCGGCGATGCTGCTACCGACATTGCTGGGCGCTCGCCTGTATGTGGGCATCAGCGATGTGACGTTTCGTCGCGTCGTGCTGGGGCTGTTGACTCTATCTGGCGTGGCGCTGCTGGTCTCTTCGGTGCCCAAGCTTTTGGCGTAG
- a CDS encoding ATP-binding protein — protein MSLEATTRKIIENELEAAGIRPVSLQIRTFPNEVIAIIEVDRDYEVALSVAQRIDELLDNGFVTVRHSKAVALGMDNARVSGVHDERIPDLIRLLNARSRTSETQPSLRYIGDVAERLSLAISPRHHLIFGRRGVGKTALLLEAKRVLELQGSHVLWVNMQSLRSLGAPHAFLTVALRICDLILGAYAARSESSHGHESLKLLRATIEQWFQPNTGSSLEDVALLVPQIQQACARFCLQSGSSLFIFLDDIHYVRSSDVPKFLDLIHGVTRDCPVWLKVAGIQHQTRWFIPDPPTGLQTGHDAAIINLDVTLEQPEKAKIFLEKILRGYVEESNALPLSSVVSASAVDRLVLASGGVPRDFLTLCAASLQTARQRLNAKTVGVQDVNNAAGVISQTKQQELEDDAAATSGRSAILVASLNIVRDFLLSEQQITFFRIEFRDKELHQAEYRALQALADLRMIHLINASLSDPHHAGQRSEVYLLDLSQYSGSRLKQNLYVLDFEKGHMVLKRTRSAEPARVGDTVLRLVSLLRRAPMLDLARLSDSILPAQEL, from the coding sequence ATGTCATTAGAAGCAACAACGCGGAAAATCATCGAGAACGAGCTTGAGGCGGCGGGCATTCGACCTGTGTCTCTCCAGATCAGGACGTTCCCGAACGAAGTGATCGCGATCATTGAGGTTGACAGGGACTATGAAGTTGCCCTGTCTGTCGCTCAGCGCATCGATGAGTTGCTGGATAATGGGTTCGTTACCGTTCGACACTCCAAGGCCGTCGCACTGGGAATGGATAACGCTCGCGTATCCGGCGTGCATGACGAGCGCATTCCCGACCTCATCCGTTTGCTCAACGCCCGATCCCGAACATCGGAGACGCAGCCCAGCCTCCGATATATCGGGGATGTGGCAGAACGGCTCAGCCTGGCTATCTCTCCGCGGCATCATCTGATTTTTGGCCGCCGTGGCGTTGGTAAAACGGCCTTATTGCTCGAAGCAAAGCGAGTCTTGGAATTACAAGGATCCCACGTTCTTTGGGTCAATATGCAGTCGCTTCGGTCGTTGGGAGCTCCGCATGCATTTCTTACTGTAGCGCTCCGGATATGTGACCTGATCCTCGGTGCTTACGCTGCCAGATCCGAATCATCTCACGGGCATGAATCGTTGAAGCTTTTGCGTGCCACGATAGAGCAGTGGTTTCAGCCGAATACCGGATCATCACTGGAAGACGTTGCTTTGCTGGTGCCGCAGATACAGCAAGCGTGTGCACGGTTTTGTCTTCAATCTGGCTCATCTTTGTTCATTTTCCTCGATGATATCCACTATGTGAGAAGTAGCGATGTTCCGAAATTCTTAGACCTTATTCATGGGGTCACTCGAGATTGCCCCGTCTGGCTCAAGGTAGCGGGTATACAACACCAGACGCGCTGGTTCATTCCTGATCCGCCCACGGGGCTTCAGACAGGACATGACGCCGCCATTATTAATTTGGACGTGACCTTAGAACAACCGGAAAAGGCGAAAATCTTCCTAGAGAAAATTCTTAGAGGCTACGTGGAAGAAAGCAACGCCCTTCCGCTGAGCAGCGTTGTTAGCGCCTCCGCGGTCGATCGGCTGGTGCTAGCTTCCGGCGGCGTGCCTCGAGATTTCTTAACGCTTTGCGCGGCGTCACTTCAAACCGCTAGGCAGCGGTTAAATGCCAAAACAGTGGGCGTTCAAGACGTAAACAATGCTGCTGGTGTCATTAGTCAGACAAAACAACAAGAGCTTGAGGACGATGCTGCGGCCACCTCCGGTCGCTCTGCCATTCTGGTCGCCTCTCTTAATATTGTCAGGGATTTCTTGCTGAGCGAACAGCAAATCACTTTTTTTCGTATTGAATTCCGCGATAAAGAGTTACATCAAGCCGAGTACCGCGCGTTGCAAGCCCTTGCGGATCTGCGCATGATTCACCTTATAAATGCAAGTTTGTCCGACCCTCATCATGCTGGTCAGCGGTCTGAAGTATATTTGTTAGATCTCAGTCAGTACTCAGGTTCTAGACTCAAGCAAAATCTTTACGTCTTGGATTTTGAGAAAGGCCATATGGTTTTAAAGCGGACTCGAAGCGCAGAGCCTGCGCGCGTGGGTGATACTGTTCTGAGGCTTGTATCATTATTGCGGCGTGCACCTATGCTCGATTTGGCGCGCCTATCAGATTCAATTTTGCCTGCTCAGGAGCTTTAG
- a CDS encoding aspartate carbamoyltransferase — translation MRKLIAVAFALSALTGFAQAQNTDSSPMDHSKMDHAAHMKGKADAQRQAEVSERGKDVMPFSLSATTHIFTKNADGGVQRVVAKDASDADQVARIRQHLREIQAQFLQGDFAGPSHIHGQDMPGLAELKAASSRQIDIAYQDVEGGAQLTYTAKEVHLADALHKWFDAQLSDHGSDAVEGHESH, via the coding sequence ATGCGGAAGCTGATTGCAGTGGCATTCGCTCTTTCTGCCTTGACTGGTTTTGCTCAAGCACAGAACACGGATTCATCGCCGATGGATCATTCCAAGATGGACCATGCGGCTCACATGAAAGGGAAAGCTGATGCGCAACGTCAGGCAGAGGTTTCCGAGCGGGGCAAAGATGTGATGCCTTTCAGCTTGTCGGCTACGACCCATATCTTTACCAAGAATGCGGACGGCGGCGTTCAGCGTGTGGTGGCGAAGGATGCGTCAGACGCTGATCAAGTGGCACGGATTCGGCAGCATTTGCGGGAAATCCAAGCGCAGTTCTTGCAAGGAGACTTCGCGGGTCCGAGCCACATCCATGGCCAAGACATGCCAGGATTGGCTGAGCTAAAGGCGGCCAGCTCTAGGCAAATCGACATTGCCTACCAAGATGTCGAAGGTGGGGCGCAACTGACGTACACCGCGAAAGAAGTGCACCTGGCGGATGCGTTGCATAAGTGGTTTGATGCGCAGCTTTCTGACCATGGCAGCGATGCGGTCGAAGGGCATGAATCCCATTGA
- a CDS encoding BPSL1445 family SYLF domain-containing lipoprotein: MLDTFPVLRRVGIAAATIGVAGLLFAGCTTTTPKSSATASEQRDSMNSAANATLSKLYEASPQSKELVARAKGVLVFPDVLSGSFIVGAEHGKGVLRVGGSNAGYYSTTAGSIGFQAGAQSKAMVLLFMTDDALNKFRNSNGWTVGADATVAVVNIGANGRIDTNTAQQPVVGFVMNNGGLMAGVSLAGTKISKLDW, translated from the coding sequence ATGCTTGATACTTTTCCTGTCCTGCGTCGTGTAGGCATTGCGGCGGCGACTATCGGTGTGGCGGGCCTGCTGTTCGCGGGCTGCACCACTACCACGCCCAAATCTTCCGCGACGGCCTCTGAGCAGCGCGATTCGATGAATAGCGCAGCCAACGCAACCCTGTCCAAACTCTACGAGGCGTCGCCGCAGTCCAAGGAATTGGTGGCGCGTGCCAAGGGCGTGCTGGTGTTCCCTGATGTGTTGAGCGGCAGCTTCATTGTGGGCGCCGAACACGGTAAGGGGGTGCTGCGCGTGGGCGGATCCAACGCCGGCTACTACAGCACGACGGCGGGCTCGATCGGCTTTCAGGCTGGCGCGCAGTCCAAGGCCATGGTGCTGCTGTTCATGACGGATGACGCATTGAACAAGTTCCGCAACAGCAACGGCTGGACGGTCGGTGCCGACGCCACGGTGGCCGTGGTGAATATCGGTGCGAACGGCCGCATTGACACCAACACGGCGCAGCAACCGGTGGTTGGTTTCGTGATGAACAACGGCGGCCTGATGGCTGGGGTTTCGCTGGCGGGCACCAAGATCTCCAAGCTCGACTGGTAA
- a CDS encoding DMT family transporter, producing MSQQSALRRFLPLAGAVLIWGGNWPMMKMGLAHMSPLWLAASRFGSAAVISVVVLAMLGRLRLPTRQEWPLVAGVALLQMGAFTALALWALQYVAPGRASVIAYATSIWVIPLSALILKERLNAGQWLATALSYAGIAVIVAPAFSPWQAHTAIGLIMLLGASFAWACNIIQLRGNRHVRLGADMIPWQTALATLPLVALAWMRDGAPTFLTVPDAWPIILYTGPLATALTFIVVLGMTQKLPPVATSIAMLCVPVIGLIVSSVVFHERISADLALGLGLIAASVAASAVAARMKRPLALRPS from the coding sequence ATGAGTCAGCAAAGTGCGTTGCGCAGGTTTTTGCCCTTGGCGGGTGCGGTCCTGATCTGGGGCGGCAATTGGCCCATGATGAAGATGGGGCTGGCGCACATGAGTCCGCTGTGGCTGGCGGCCAGCCGGTTTGGATCGGCGGCGGTGATCAGTGTGGTGGTGCTGGCGATGTTGGGACGGCTGCGCTTGCCGACGCGCCAGGAATGGCCACTGGTGGCGGGCGTGGCATTGCTGCAAATGGGCGCGTTTACGGCCTTGGCATTGTGGGCGCTGCAATATGTGGCGCCCGGCCGCGCATCCGTCATTGCGTACGCCACGTCGATATGGGTCATTCCGCTATCCGCCCTGATCCTCAAAGAACGCTTGAACGCGGGCCAGTGGCTCGCAACGGCGCTCAGCTATGCGGGCATAGCCGTGATCGTGGCTCCCGCGTTCAGCCCGTGGCAGGCGCATACGGCGATCGGCCTGATCATGCTGCTGGGCGCCTCGTTCGCGTGGGCGTGCAACATCATCCAACTGCGCGGCAACCGCCATGTGCGTTTGGGTGCTGACATGATCCCCTGGCAGACTGCGCTGGCCACGCTGCCGTTGGTTGCGCTGGCCTGGATGCGTGACGGCGCGCCCACCTTCCTGACCGTGCCCGACGCCTGGCCCATTATTCTGTACACGGGTCCGTTGGCGACCGCGCTGACTTTCATTGTGGTGCTGGGCATGACGCAAAAGCTGCCGCCGGTGGCCACGTCCATTGCGATGCTGTGCGTGCCGGTCATCGGCTTGATCGTGTCCTCGGTGGTCTTTCACGAACGCATTTCGGCAGACCTGGCGCTGGGCCTGGGCTTGATCGCCGCAAGCGTTGCGGCATCCGCCGTGGCGGCACGCATGAAGCGTCCGCTTGCGCTGCGGCCGTCTTAG
- a CDS encoding AGE family epimerase/isomerase, giving the protein MTAAQTTLSLTEHARALRAHFGSVILPLWMGQGFNQALGLPYESLDAATGLPLAPARYRAMACARQLYVFAEAPGTDAGLHADRLFDSLCRVFRNECGGWLYSVDADARPLDDTQDLYTHAFIVLACAAYFPRSRNAEARKLMLSTAATIESRFKTNDGLYHAALSADLLHPLKAPAQNPMMHLTEAYLAAAQVAEPALFAQRLRSLAQGVSQFFVHGSTQCISEALQGSADNRLEPGHQFEWLSLVHGAAEVFEGLELVESLPRAVRWSREHGVDVDGPGVVASLDESGVVIDATRRIWAQTEYLRALAVLGDLPALESGLASFRARFLHDGGWHECLDGQGAVVRADMPSTSPYHLATCLAALPNVV; this is encoded by the coding sequence ATGACTGCCGCACAGACCACTCTTTCTCTTACGGAACATGCCCGCGCCTTGCGGGCGCATTTTGGCTCCGTGATCCTGCCGCTATGGATGGGGCAGGGCTTCAATCAAGCACTGGGTCTGCCCTACGAATCGTTGGACGCCGCGACAGGTCTGCCGTTGGCGCCTGCTCGGTATCGTGCGATGGCTTGCGCGCGGCAACTGTATGTGTTCGCAGAGGCGCCCGGCACGGATGCGGGTCTGCATGCCGATAGGCTGTTCGATTCGCTATGCCGCGTATTTCGCAATGAATGCGGCGGCTGGCTGTACAGCGTCGACGCTGATGCGCGCCCCTTGGACGACACGCAGGATCTTTACACGCACGCTTTCATTGTGCTGGCCTGCGCGGCTTACTTCCCGCGTAGCCGCAATGCCGAGGCGCGCAAGCTGATGCTGTCGACGGCGGCCACGATCGAGTCGCGTTTCAAGACGAATGATGGGCTGTACCACGCGGCGCTGAGCGCGGATCTTCTACACCCGCTGAAAGCCCCGGCGCAAAACCCCATGATGCACCTGACAGAAGCGTATCTGGCTGCCGCCCAAGTGGCGGAGCCTGCGCTGTTTGCCCAGCGTTTGCGTTCGCTGGCGCAGGGCGTCAGCCAGTTCTTCGTGCATGGGTCCACGCAGTGCATTTCCGAGGCCTTGCAGGGCTCGGCCGACAATCGGCTCGAGCCCGGGCATCAGTTCGAATGGTTGTCGCTGGTGCACGGCGCGGCCGAAGTGTTCGAAGGCTTGGAGCTGGTGGAATCCTTGCCGCGAGCCGTGCGGTGGTCACGCGAGCACGGTGTGGATGTGGACGGCCCGGGTGTGGTGGCGTCGCTGGACGAGTCAGGCGTGGTCATCGATGCCACCCGGCGGATCTGGGCGCAAACGGAATACCTGCGGGCGTTGGCGGTGTTGGGCGATTTGCCCGCCCTGGAGTCGGGGCTGGCCAGTTTCCGCGCCCGTTTCCTGCACGACGGAGGGTGGCACGAATGCCTGGACGGCCAGGGCGCGGTGGTGCGCGCCGATATGCCGTCGACATCGCCGTACCATTTGGCGACCTGTCTCGCGGCGTTACCAAACGTTGTTTAA